One part of the Archangium lipolyticum genome encodes these proteins:
- a CDS encoding Fpg/Nei family DNA glycosylase: MPEGNIIHRIARIHRRWLVGRGFTADSPQGRFSPGARHLSGRTLLGVEAHGKHLFHRFEGGVLLHIHLGLFGHIRHFRAGAPLPSSSCRLRLASPRATLHLAGPQACELLSPEAEATLRSRLGDDPLRPDASPARAFEALRRGRTPLAAALLDQERISGVGNILRAEALFLARLPPLRPASELRPAEFERLWEALRGLLEDAARDGRIVAPHAPPAPWETPGKRREDRFSVYGREGQPCPRCATSISRQELAGRSLFFCPRCQAARRSTR; this comes from the coding sequence ATGCCCGAAGGGAACATCATCCACCGTATCGCCCGCATCCACCGCCGGTGGCTCGTGGGGCGTGGCTTCACCGCGGACTCGCCGCAGGGACGCTTCTCGCCAGGAGCCCGGCACCTGTCCGGACGGACGCTCCTCGGCGTGGAAGCCCATGGCAAGCACCTCTTCCACCGTTTCGAGGGCGGAGTGCTGCTGCACATCCACCTCGGCCTCTTCGGCCACATCCGGCACTTCCGCGCCGGAGCACCCCTCCCCTCCTCCTCGTGCCGGCTGCGGCTCGCCTCGCCCCGGGCGACACTCCACCTCGCCGGGCCCCAGGCCTGTGAGCTGCTGAGCCCCGAAGCCGAGGCCACCCTCCGCTCCCGCCTCGGGGATGATCCTCTGCGCCCGGATGCCTCCCCCGCGCGGGCCTTCGAGGCCCTCCGCCGCGGCCGGACGCCTCTCGCGGCCGCGCTGCTCGACCAGGAGCGCATCTCGGGCGTGGGCAACATCCTGCGCGCCGAGGCCCTCTTCCTCGCCCGCCTACCGCCCCTGCGCCCCGCCTCCGAGCTGCGCCCGGCCGAGTTCGAGCGCCTGTGGGAGGCCCTCCGAGGCTTGTTGGAGGACGCGGCCCGGGATGGACGCATCGTCGCGCCCCATGCGCCCCCGGCGCCCTGGGAGACTCCCGGCAAGCGCCGCGAGGACAGGTTCAGCGTCTATGGCCGCGAGGGACAGCCCTGTCCCCGGTGCGCCACATCCATCTCGCGCCAGGAGCTGGCGGGCCGGTCGTTGTTCTTCTGTCCGCGCTGCCAGGCTGCTCGCCGGAGCACGAGGTGA
- a CDS encoding PilZ domain-containing protein → MIENQFITEFRTLHEKARQGQLDEAERQSYLGAREQFAKTLLKAQGLMLEGPEARRHYRVALSLPVELQMNYGNVWTKTLDISYGGFSVIMPHPVDQAERPDVVLQLMDGSTLAGRVRVVSQFQKHEKHRASFNFLDLTQRELDLLEIALIDFALERVNSTQQ, encoded by the coding sequence ATGATCGAGAATCAGTTCATCACCGAGTTCCGCACCCTTCACGAGAAGGCACGGCAGGGACAGCTCGATGAGGCCGAGCGGCAGAGCTACCTGGGCGCTCGCGAGCAGTTCGCGAAGACACTGCTCAAGGCCCAGGGACTGATGCTCGAGGGCCCCGAGGCCCGGCGCCACTACCGCGTGGCGCTGTCGCTGCCCGTGGAGCTCCAGATGAACTACGGCAACGTGTGGACCAAGACCCTGGACATCTCCTACGGCGGTTTCTCGGTGATCATGCCCCACCCGGTGGATCAGGCGGAGCGGCCCGACGTGGTGCTTCAGCTGATGGATGGCTCGACGCTGGCGGGCCGGGTCCGGGTGGTCTCCCAGTTTCAGAAGCACGAGAAGCACCGCGCCTCGTTCAACTTCCTGGATCTCACCCAGCGGGAGCTGGACCTGTTGGAGATCGCCCTCATCGACTTCGCCCTGGAGCGGGTGAACTCGACCCAGCAGTAG